CAGACCTACTCTATAATGGATACTTCGGGCCAAGAATATATAACTTTTTCTACAATATAAAATTTTTTCAGAAGAGATAGAACAAAATTTATAGAGGTTTTGTTCAGCTTCTATTCACTCCTATATGCTGTaaagtttgttaagagaggttccagtGAGTACACTTTTATCTATGTTCTCAAATCAACACTGACTCTACATATTACAGAATTAATACATTTTAAACTGCCTACTTGTGCACATCATTTATTGGTTGGGTTGCTTTATTTTTGGTTGTACGATTGCATAACTCAGTTACAACCCAAGATGTCACACAAGACAGGTAGACTAATGCAGTGTCAGAAAGGTTTCATTAATATTGTACCATTTAGAGAAACATGAAGCTATaaatgtatgtgtgaaaattgtgcttTCTTCTTTGCATACTGATGTGGTGTAGTTATAAGCCTCATTGGCCAGATAATAGTGTGTATTAATTGTCTATGATTTCTTTAAGTGCCAGATTGTTGTAAAACAAGGCTTAGCTGGTAGATGAAAATTTATTCTACTAGAGTGCAATAAAGATGCAAAGCCAAAATTTATTGTTTTATCTTATAATCAAATGTGGATGTGGTTATAGTCATTATGTAACATCCTTACTCCTAAATAGTAGCAAATTGACTCAATAGGAATGCTTCTCTGTAGTTTAATTGTAAATATTATGTTTTACATAGAACAATGttaaacaattttaaaaatgattGTGCAGTACAATAATAATTCATGTATAAGTCACATAATTTTGTGTGGTTGTTACTGCACTGCAAAATTTAAAAAGGCTTGCTCCAGGAACATCACTCTAGTTAATCACAGATGTATCATTTATAGTTGGCTTGATGGCTTTCACTTTTGGCTCCTTACATACCTGTAGGTGTAGGATTACATAGATGAATTGTATATCTCTTACAAGTGCCACATTTGCTTACCAGTTCAAGGGCTTTTGTGTTCATTGCCACAATTATTGTAATTGCTTTTCCCCTTCTTTTTGCATAGTGATATGTAAAGGATAGAGATTCATCATTCAGTTTCTCTATTTCTACTCTACTGATGATGTTGTACAGATCAGTGGTAGATGCTCTGGGCTTGAGAACAATTAAGTAGTCTTCACCAGTGTATGGCTCAGTAAGAATGAGTTTGGAGCAGTCAACAGTATCTTCCTCTGTGACATCATCAGAACCTTCAGTAAGCTCTGGTATCATTGGGTAGCCTGTTATGATTGACTCTACTCTGCTGTCCATACACACCTATGTACGTTAATGATACAACATTAACATACCATCAACCATAAGTCCATATTAACAATAGTGAGTACATTGGACTTTCAAAGCTTACCAAAACTAGTGCTTGTTTTGAAAGTGTTCCTTGCAATCCTACATTGTCAAGGAGCTCCAACTGGCTTTTTACTGAATTGTCATGGACATTGAAAACATTCATTTCCAGAGACCACTGGTATAGATCTACTATTCCCATCACATATTCAGCATCCTGGTAGCTTTTGGGGTCTTTCAATATTACCAGGTATCTGTCTTGATTGTCCTTTCCTTGATTGACATCTTTGATCTTATCACAGGTGAGTAGTGGGGCTCCTGATACAATCCCCAAGATGACTGTGaaagtgattgcagtgatcaaGTGATTCATCTTTTTGAGAGCAGTCAATTTCTTGTTTCTTGTTCAGCTGTTTTCTTGCTTTCAGCGTTGAGACTGGCTGAGTTGTTTGCATGATGTTTTACCCAATGTGCACTGCTTTTATAGTAGGATATTGCAGCCATAAAGTTCTGATAGTTTATCTTGTGTGGGTTTGAAGCCATTTTTGAACCATTCTTTGTATTCTTGAGTTTCCTGTGCTCTTTGACGTATAGTGACAAGAATCATGGTCATACCCTTAACAATAAAACATGCTAGCTCATGTCTGGAATACGTTTGACAAGCCACAGTGGCTTGTCAAACACAA
The Dysidea avara chromosome 7, odDysAvar1.4, whole genome shotgun sequence genome window above contains:
- the LOC136261319 gene encoding uncharacterized protein, coding for MNHLITAITFTVILGIVSGAPLLTCDKIKDVNQGKDNQDRYLVILKDPKSYQDAEYVMGIVDLYQWSLEMNVFNVHDNSVKSQLELLDNVGLQGTLSKQALVLVCMDSRVESIITGYPMIPELTEGSDDVTEEDTVDCSKLILTEPYTGEDYLIVLKPRASTTDLYNIISRVEIEKLNDESLSFTYHYAKRRGKAITIIVAMNTKALELVCKEPKVKAIKPTINDTSVIN